The DNA region CCTGCAGGATCCGTACATCCATCTGTCAGAGCCCCATCAATGAAATTAAGCATCAGAATGGGCTGAAGTCATCATGCtttgaagaaatatatattctcttttgtTTCTATATATTGGGTGTGTCCGTACACTCACCGAGAAAATCAATCTCTGCagctttttctttctaatttctttCCAAAATCATCCATGGGGACCTACTTTCATGTGAGTTCAGAAATCCAAGCCGCCGCCGATGGGCTGCAGACGCTTTACCTCATGAATCCCAACTACGTTCCGTACACTGACACCCAACACCAACACCCTGCAGCCAACATGCTCTTCCTCAATCCTGCCGGCCACGCGCTCAACCAGGGCAATCTACCCCACGCGCAGCCGCCGCCCAACCAACACTTCGTTGGGATCCCACTCATTGCCGCAAACAATTCTGATGATCCCAGCCGTGCATCAATGCTTGCCACACAAGAAATTTCAGGCCTCCATGGCGCCATGGCCGCGCCCTCCTCTCGGGTTCACTACAACTTATGGGATCATACGGCTGCGACCACCTCCGATGTCGGGACGCCGCAGATGGGCTTTCGGGGGCCGACAGCTCAGCAGGGCTTGTCGCTCAGCCTGTCGTCTCAACAGCCACCTTATCGGTCGCTTTCCGGCGAGCAGGATGTGGTAGGGAATTCTCCGTCGTCAGCGTCGGCAGTGTCTAACGGAATTTCGGGTATGCAGAGTGTTATTTTGGGGTCCAAGTACTTGAAAGCTGCTCAGGAAGTTCTTGACGAAGTTGTAAATGTTGGAAAGGGAATCAAAGTGGAGGGGACCAAAGAAAAGATCACGAAGATGAATAAAGAATCAAAGGGCGTGATTGGAGATTTTCCAGGGGAAGGTAGTAGTAGTAGTACTAAGCAAGCAACTGAGCTCACCACTGCGCAGAGGCAAGAACTTCAGATGAAGAAGGCAAAGCTTGTTACCATGCTTGATGAGGTACATataattcttaattttctcttctttttttcttttcttttttttttctttttctttttcttttttgtgtatGATGTTTGAAATTGAAACACAATTGGTAGTTGAATTTTGGTTCTTTCTGGCTGTTGTTTGTGTGATATTTGttgattaatataaaagaattcactcattaaaaaaaaaaggatgtttATTCTGGTTTTGGCCCATTCAGGTCATTTTCAAGCTATTTAATTCACATCTGTCCTACTGAATTAGTAactttttaagcaaaatttggAAAGGataagggaaaagaaaaaaaaaaaaaggactaataATATTATCACAGGAATTCACTTTTTCTCTGTAATTGGTTTAATTTCGAAGGTGGAGCAAAGATACAGAGAATACCACCACCAAATGCAGATAGTGGTGTCTTCATTCGAGCAGGCAGCAGGCTTGGGATCAGCAAGATCTTACACGGCCCTTGCTTTACAGACGATCTCAAAGCAATTCCGCTGCCTGAAAGATGCAATTTGCTCACAAATAAAAGGCACAAGCAAGAGCTTGGGTGATCAAGAGGATTGCTTTGGAGCAAAGGCTGAGGGTTCAAGGCTCAAGTATGTCGATCAACAGCTACGGCAGCAGCGGGCGCTGCAACAGTTTGGAATGCTGCAACACAATGCCTGGAGACCCCAGAGAGGGTTGCCTGAAAGAGCTGTCTCCGTTCTACGTGCTTGGCTCTTTGATCACTTCCTACACCCGTAAGTGGTTGCGTCCTTCTTGTTgtgacaaaataattttatctcCAAAGAAGCTGAAAAGAACatgaataaaaataacacaaccagACTGAATATTTAGGTTTAATGTGGTTCAGTTTAATTAATAAGTCTACAAGCATTTATAGAGAGAATGACTAGCTAGGAAAAAATTCATTGATTATCAAAAGATGAATACAATGAGTAGGGGATGAAAAAAAACCATTCAAAACCCAAAGTTTCATTACACTCAAATTTTATTCTCACACAAAAGATAATTATTGACAAATCTTTTCTAAATTTCCTAAGTGTGGCACAATACTTGAGAGAAAAGgagccctatatatatatatatatatatatatatatatatagcttatttTTTGTGAGATTGAAATTTTGGTTTAATATTGGCCggagttttaatttttgaataggtttttttcacttgaaagtgaattttctcttgATTATCTTTGCCCTGTGAACGTACGCTTGTTAATTCGAATGATGTTAAACCTTAATATTCTGTTTGATTTGGATTATTTTATACTATTCTTTTTTTAGCTTCTTTGAGAGATCCTAAATTTACTTTGTCACATAAATTCTTAACCTAAAGGTGTTACAACCTTTGGTTTCAATGTATATAACTATTTCTACTTGAGTTTGCAGCTATCCCAAGGATGCAGATAAAATTCTGCTTGCAAAACAAACTGGACTAACTCGAAGCCaggtatattatatatatatatatatgttccatTAATTCTATAGCAAGTTTTTGATGATTTCATGTCTTCTCAAACTCCTTAGCATGCAAAACCCAAGTAAATATAAAcaccaataattaataattaagttgTGTAACATTGCAGGTGTCCAACTGGTTCATAAATGCCCGAGTTAGGCTGTGGAAGCCAATGGTTGAAGAAATGTACTCTGAAGAAGTTAAGGAACAAGAGCAAAGTTGTTCTCAGGACAACAACAAAAGAGAATGCAATAAGGAATCAAACATTGAAGCCCACTCAGGATTTAACCTAGTAGGGTTGTCTGACATGCAAAGGAGTCCCAAGCAACCGAGGAGCTCGGAGATGCAGAACTCTCCAAACACCATCATCTCCATGGACATGGACATGAAACCCCGAGACGAGGAGGCAAGTGAGTTTGTGAAAGAAAGGCACGGCAAAGATGGCTACTCATTTATTAGTGACACCTACTCAGTAGGAGAGTTTGGAAGGTTTAGTATTCCAGAGGGAATGGCGGCTCCAAGGTTTCAAGGAAATAATGGCGTTTCCCTCACTCTTGGCCTTCCTCACTGCGAAAACAACCTCTCTGTATCAGCGGCCCATACCCAGCAAAGCTTCCTCTCCCCCCCACAGAGTATTCAAatgggaagaagaagatcatCACTTGAAATGGGAACCGGTGACACAGATTTTTGTGTCATCAATGCCCCACAAGCATCTCACTCTAACACCGGCTATGGGAACATTAATGACATTCAAAGCAGAAAGAGGTTTGCACAATTGTTGCCAGATTTTGTGGCCTGAAGAATTGAACAAGTAGCATGCAGGTaattaattactatatatatataaaactagtTAAATGACTTAATATATAGgccaaaatagaaaaaggaaatggGATCGAATTGAAGTAGAGTCTTTTTCATCAATTTGATCACTTTCTATTATCTTCTAGTGCATTGATCATAGGaaggaaggaggaggaggagcataCTTAttctagaggaagaagaaagttAGCATATATATGTAGGGTATACTCTCATAAAACGATCAACCAGAAGATGATTATAAGGTTGGGTATTGTGTATCACATTGAAACTCTTTGATATTAGCTAAGTTGATTGAAAAGATTCATGACAATGctatttatttagttatttggTATACAAACTTTGTATTAATTCCTGTACATGTGTGtgtacattt from Corylus avellana chromosome ca10, CavTom2PMs-1.0 includes:
- the LOC132164003 gene encoding BEL1-like homeodomain protein 1; protein product: MGTYFHVSSEIQAAADGLQTLYLMNPNYVPYTDTQHQHPAANMLFLNPAGHALNQGNLPHAQPPPNQHFVGIPLIAANNSDDPSRASMLATQEISGLHGAMAAPSSRVHYNLWDHTAATTSDVGTPQMGFRGPTAQQGLSLSLSSQQPPYRSLSGEQDVVGNSPSSASAVSNGISGMQSVILGSKYLKAAQEVLDEVVNVGKGIKVEGTKEKITKMNKESKGVIGDFPGEGSSSSTKQATELTTAQRQELQMKKAKLVTMLDEVEQRYREYHHQMQIVVSSFEQAAGLGSARSYTALALQTISKQFRCLKDAICSQIKGTSKSLGDQEDCFGAKAEGSRLKYVDQQLRQQRALQQFGMLQHNAWRPQRGLPERAVSVLRAWLFDHFLHPYPKDADKILLAKQTGLTRSQVSNWFINARVRLWKPMVEEMYSEEVKEQEQSCSQDNNKRECNKESNIEAHSGFNLVGLSDMQRSPKQPRSSEMQNSPNTIISMDMDMKPRDEEASEFVKERHGKDGYSFISDTYSVGEFGRFSIPEGMAAPRFQGNNGVSLTLGLPHCENNLSVSAAHTQQSFLSPPQSIQMGRRRSSLEMGTGDTDFCVINAPQASHSNTGYGNINDIQSRKRFAQLLPDFVA